The proteins below are encoded in one region of Candidatus Amarolinea dominans:
- a CDS encoding 3'-5' exonuclease, giving the protein MTDIVTPSARAQATSLALAALASRPLYLDTETTGLGAYDEIVEVCLLEADGSVLLTSLVRPQRPIPADVVRIHGISDAEVVAAPAWPDLWPQIAELIEGRRLAIYNADFDLRMMRQTHAAYGLPWQRHERQSLCIMKLYAQFRGDWNASYRSYRWHSLENAGRQCAIPLPNSHRALDDARLTRAVLHAIAGQDYHTSDSPA; this is encoded by the coding sequence ATGACCGACATCGTCACCCCTTCCGCGCGTGCGCAGGCAACCAGCCTGGCCCTGGCCGCGCTGGCCAGCCGGCCGCTCTATCTGGACACCGAGACCACCGGCCTCGGCGCCTATGATGAGATTGTCGAAGTCTGCCTGCTCGAAGCCGACGGCAGCGTGCTGCTGACCTCGCTGGTGCGGCCGCAGCGGCCCATCCCGGCCGATGTCGTGCGCATCCACGGCATCAGCGACGCCGAGGTGGTCGCCGCGCCCGCCTGGCCCGACCTTTGGCCGCAGATTGCCGAACTGATCGAAGGGCGCCGCCTGGCCATCTACAACGCCGATTTCGACCTGCGCATGATGCGCCAAACCCATGCCGCCTACGGCCTGCCCTGGCAGCGTCACGAGCGCCAGAGCCTGTGCATCATGAAACTCTACGCCCAGTTCCGCGGCGACTGGAACGCGTCCTACCGCTCCTACCGCTGGCACAGCCTGGAAAACGCCGGCCGTCAGTGCGCCATCCCCCTGCCCAACAGTCACCGCGCCCTGGACGACGCCCGCCTGACCCGCGCCGTCCTGCACGCCATCGCCGGCCAGGATTACCACACGAGCGACTCCCCCGCGTAA
- a CDS encoding NUDIX domain-containing protein: protein MNQNTMRRGVDYIGVGVGAVILDDGGRLFLALRGPAAKNERGLWEFPGGSVEFGERLADALRREILEEYGVQIEVGDLLDVVDHLLPAEGQHWVSPTFICRLVSGEPTIREPGKCAAIGWFALDELPANLTVVTQANLAHYRQRLQQRPLDSEAA, encoded by the coding sequence ATGAACCAAAACACCATGCGACGCGGTGTGGACTATATCGGTGTGGGCGTGGGCGCGGTCATTCTCGATGACGGCGGACGCCTGTTCCTGGCCCTGCGAGGACCCGCCGCCAAGAACGAGCGCGGCCTGTGGGAATTCCCCGGCGGCAGCGTGGAGTTTGGCGAGCGCCTGGCCGATGCCCTGCGCCGTGAGATTTTGGAGGAGTACGGCGTCCAGATCGAAGTGGGCGACCTGCTCGACGTGGTGGATCATCTCCTGCCCGCGGAAGGCCAGCACTGGGTCTCCCCAACCTTCATCTGCCGGCTGGTTTCCGGCGAGCCGACCATCCGGGAACCGGGCAAATGCGCCGCCATCGGCTGGTTTGCCCTGGATGAACTCCCCGCCAATCTCACCGTCGTCACCCAGGCCAACCTGGCCCACTACCGCCAGCGCCTGCAGCAGCGACCACTGGATTCGGAGGCCGCATGA